The following proteins are encoded in a genomic region of Streptomyces collinus Tu 365:
- a CDS encoding serine/threonine-protein kinase translates to MNMAMMRLRREDPRVVGSFRLHRRLGAGGMGVVYLGSDKKGQRVALKVIRPDLAEDQEFRSRFAREVSAARRIRGGCTARLVAADLEAERPWFATQYVPGPSLHDKVADEGPLGAAEAAAVGAALSEGLVAVHEAGVVHRDLKPSNILLSPKGPRIIDFGIAWATGASTLTHVGTAVGSPGFLAPEQVRGAAVTPATDVFSLGATLAYASTGDSPFGQGSSEVMLYRVVHEEPQLYGVPDALAPLVRACLAKDPEDRPSTLQLSLRLKEIAAREAHGLADVRPPAPRSAEADRATGRLVDTYPDQQRGQRRTSPGTPLPRGGAPARGGAPGRGGNAGRGGGVASRPGGARPTPAPRVGGPRSGSGSRPAPRSGTGRPAPRPTGTGRRPANPRLLRQRLFVFVVVTLLVALGIAVAQGCQGPARGLGGDDGARRSRSGTASAPPDVTRSPQPRTSAVAFTPEA, encoded by the coding sequence ATGAACATGGCGATGATGCGCCTGAGGCGCGAGGACCCGCGCGTCGTCGGCTCGTTCAGGCTTCACCGACGGCTCGGCGCGGGCGGGATGGGCGTGGTCTACCTCGGCTCCGACAAGAAGGGGCAGCGGGTCGCGCTCAAGGTGATCCGGCCCGATCTGGCGGAGGACCAGGAGTTCCGCTCGCGGTTCGCGCGTGAGGTCTCGGCGGCCCGGCGCATCAGGGGCGGGTGCACGGCCCGCCTGGTGGCGGCGGACCTGGAGGCCGAGCGGCCCTGGTTCGCGACGCAGTACGTGCCCGGCCCCTCCCTGCACGACAAGGTGGCCGACGAGGGTCCGCTCGGCGCCGCGGAGGCGGCGGCGGTCGGGGCCGCGCTGTCCGAGGGGCTCGTCGCCGTGCACGAGGCCGGCGTGGTCCACCGGGACCTGAAGCCGTCCAACATCCTGCTGTCCCCCAAGGGCCCGCGGATCATCGACTTCGGCATCGCCTGGGCCACCGGCGCCTCGACGCTCACCCATGTCGGCACCGCGGTCGGCTCCCCCGGCTTCCTCGCCCCCGAGCAGGTGCGCGGCGCCGCGGTCACCCCGGCGACGGACGTCTTCTCGCTCGGCGCCACCCTGGCCTACGCCTCGACCGGCGACTCCCCCTTCGGGCAGGGCAGTTCCGAGGTGATGCTGTACCGCGTGGTGCACGAGGAGCCGCAGCTGTACGGCGTGCCCGATGCCCTCGCCCCGCTGGTCCGGGCCTGTCTGGCCAAGGACCCCGAGGACCGGCCCAGCACGCTCCAACTGTCGCTGCGGCTCAAGGAGATCGCCGCCCGGGAGGCGCACGGCCTGGCCGACGTACGGCCGCCCGCGCCGCGCTCCGCCGAGGCGGACCGGGCCACCGGGCGACTCGTGGACACCTACCCCGACCAGCAGCGCGGCCAGCGGCGGACCTCCCCCGGCACCCCACTCCCACGCGGGGGCGCTCCCGCGCGGGGCGGTGCCCCCGGGCGCGGCGGCAACGCCGGGCGCGGCGGGGGCGTCGCCTCCCGGCCGGGCGGGGCCCGCCCCACCCCGGCGCCGCGGGTCGGCGGCCCGCGCTCCGGGAGCGGGAGCCGTCCCGCTCCGCGCAGCGGTACGGGACGCCCGGCGCCGCGTCCGACGGGCACGGGACGGCGGCCCGCCAATCCCCGGCTGCTGCGCCAGCGGCTGTTCGTGTTCGTGGTGGTGACACTGCTGGTCGCTCTGGGCATCGCCGTGGCGCAGGGCTGTCAGGGCCCGGCACGCGGTCTCGGCGGGGACGACGGTGCGCGGCGCTCGCGCTCCGGAACGGCCTCGGCCCCGCCGGACGTCACCCGGTCCCCGCAGCCGCGGACGTCCGCCGTCGCCTTCACCCCGGAGGCGTGA
- a CDS encoding TrmH family RNA methyltransferase, translating to MADLITVEDPDDPRLRDYTGLTDVELRRKREPAEGLFIAEGEKVIRRAKEAGYEMRSMLLSAKWIDVMRDVIDELPAPVYAVSPELAEQVTGYHVHRGALASMQRKPLPTAAELLRTARRVVVMESVNDHTNIGAIFRSAAALGMDAVLLSPDCADPLYRRSVKVSMGAVFSVPYARLESWPKGLDSVREAGFTLLALTPDEKARSLDEAAPHRMDRVALMLGAEGDGLSTQALVAADEWVRIPMSHGVDSLNVGAAAAVAFYAVATGRPGA from the coding sequence GTGGCCGATCTCATCACCGTTGAGGATCCCGACGACCCGCGCCTGCGCGACTACACGGGCCTGACCGACGTCGAACTGCGCCGCAAGCGCGAACCGGCCGAGGGCTTGTTCATCGCGGAGGGCGAGAAGGTCATCAGAAGGGCCAAGGAGGCCGGCTACGAGATGCGCTCCATGCTGCTCTCGGCCAAGTGGATCGACGTCATGCGCGACGTCATCGACGAACTCCCGGCGCCCGTGTACGCCGTCAGCCCCGAACTCGCCGAGCAGGTCACCGGCTACCACGTGCACCGGGGCGCCCTCGCCTCGATGCAGCGCAAGCCGCTGCCGACGGCCGCCGAGCTGCTGCGCACCGCCCGCCGGGTGGTGGTCATGGAGTCGGTCAACGACCACACCAACATCGGTGCGATCTTCCGTTCGGCGGCCGCCCTCGGCATGGACGCGGTGCTGCTGTCACCCGACTGCGCCGATCCGCTGTACCGCCGCAGCGTCAAGGTCTCGATGGGCGCGGTGTTCTCCGTCCCGTACGCCCGGCTCGAGTCCTGGCCGAAGGGGCTGGACTCGGTCCGCGAGGCGGGCTTCACCCTGCTGGCGCTCACCCCGGACGAGAAGGCCAGGAGCCTGGACGAGGCCGCTCCGCACCGGATGGACCGGGTGGCCCTGATGCTCGGCGCCGAGGGCGACGGCCTGTCCACCCAGGCCCTGGTCGCGGCCGACGAGTGGGTACGCATCCCCATGTCCCACGGCGTCGACTCCCTGAACGTGGGCGCGGCGGCGGCGGTGGCCTTCTACGCGGTGGCGACGGGCCGACCGGGGGCCTGA
- the cobA gene encoding uroporphyrinogen-III C-methyltransferase, translating to MAEHPAYPVGLRLSGRRVVVLGGGQVAQRRLPALTAAGADVVLVSPEATPSVEAMADAGEIRWERRPYTEGDLADAWYALIATSDPEANERASAEAERHRVWCVRSDDADRATAWTPATGHSEGVTVAVLTTDARGRDPRHTAAIRDAVVEGLRDGTLVAPHHRTRTAGVALVGGGPGDPDLITVRGRRLLAEADVVIADRLGPRDLLAELPPHVEVIDAAKIPYGRYMAQEAINNALIEHARQGKSVVRLKGGDPFVFGRGMEEVQALAEAGIPCTVVPGISSSISVPGAAGIPVTHRGVAHEFTVVSGHVAPDDERSLVDWPALARLTGTLVILMGVDKIGKIAETLVAHGRPPATPVALVQEGTTAAQRRVDATLATVAETVRAEDVRPPAVIVVGPVVNAGPPVA from the coding sequence ATGGCCGAACACCCCGCCTATCCCGTAGGCCTCCGCCTCTCCGGCCGCCGTGTGGTCGTCCTCGGCGGCGGTCAGGTGGCCCAGCGGCGGCTGCCGGCGCTCACCGCCGCGGGTGCGGACGTCGTGCTCGTCTCGCCGGAGGCCACACCGTCGGTGGAGGCCATGGCGGACGCGGGGGAGATCCGCTGGGAACGGCGCCCCTACACCGAGGGCGACCTCGCCGACGCCTGGTACGCCCTCATCGCCACCAGCGACCCCGAGGCCAACGAGCGGGCCTCGGCCGAGGCGGAGCGGCACCGCGTCTGGTGCGTCCGCTCCGACGACGCCGACCGGGCGACGGCCTGGACCCCGGCGACCGGTCACAGCGAAGGCGTCACCGTCGCCGTCCTCACCACGGACGCGCGCGGCCGCGACCCGCGCCACACGGCCGCCATCCGCGACGCGGTGGTCGAGGGGCTGCGCGACGGCACCCTGGTCGCCCCGCACCACCGCACCCGCACGGCCGGCGTGGCCCTGGTCGGCGGCGGCCCCGGCGACCCGGACCTCATCACCGTCCGCGGCCGCCGGCTGCTCGCCGAGGCCGACGTCGTCATCGCCGACCGGCTGGGCCCGCGCGACCTGCTCGCCGAACTCCCGCCGCACGTCGAGGTGATCGACGCCGCGAAGATCCCGTACGGGCGGTACATGGCCCAGGAGGCCATCAACAACGCGCTGATCGAGCACGCCAGGCAGGGCAAGTCCGTCGTCCGGCTCAAGGGCGGCGACCCGTTCGTCTTCGGCCGGGGCATGGAGGAGGTCCAGGCGCTCGCCGAGGCCGGCATCCCCTGCACGGTGGTCCCCGGCATCTCCAGCTCCATCTCGGTGCCGGGCGCGGCCGGCATCCCGGTCACCCACCGGGGTGTCGCCCACGAGTTCACCGTGGTCAGCGGCCATGTCGCGCCCGACGACGAGCGGTCCCTGGTCGACTGGCCGGCGCTGGCCAGGCTCACCGGCACGCTCGTGATCCTCATGGGCGTGGACAAGATCGGGAAGATCGCCGAGACCCTCGTCGCGCACGGCAGGCCGCCCGCGACGCCCGTCGCCCTCGTCCAGGAGGGCACGACCGCCGCGCAGCGCCGCGTGGACGCGACCCTCGCCACGGTCGCCGAGACCGTGCGCGCCGAGGACGTGCGGCCGCCGGCCGTCATCGTCGTCGGCCCGGTCGTGAACGCCGGTCCGCCGGTGGCTTGA
- the cobT gene encoding nicotinate-nucleotide--dimethylbenzimidazole phosphoribosyltransferase yields the protein MTDTGQVPGEGQPESAGMVEQPGASAHGGAYTYLSEAPAEDEDLLLPGAQGAWGNEVPPPAPEPVVEAVHEPGPHETAGRDSGSVDLNGVRLPSAPPSVPPSPILSAPHDPAAAPQPPRRPLHLGPPIPDASASPVRSLADRGPAGAPVRQPGPAPAGPEYLDAQPLREMAPQNAAPWGAAPAVAPVGAQAPAAETVSPADAPQPVAETPDAAQATMARLVIQAGAQAPAEEAAADQQQAQGVHAHDGMQPAHGHDGVYVAQAVPGQVPGSGQAPDAPRTAAAPAGHGLPVEQPVEALTGHAPEGPEAAEALAAPATGAEAPAGAEAGPHVDAATPAPEAGTAPDDVAPVEVTDGTGEVAAAAGTAQQTAEAQPVAPVEAPVEAPEAAHAAAPAAHPGPDAQAVVELPEPAQQPEEALPAEQAQAPEPVQQSEPLQQSEPVQESNAVPQAEPVQQGDAVPQAEPVQESDAVPQAEPVRAPEFAPPAEGALTAGAAQIAQAPQPVAPAPADQAVAEAPARAEGVVAAQDVAAPGAQPVTDPAAAQLAPDAAETVPAAPDAVATAPEQAPVDQVRPAPAQTPESVPAAEPVVAHGPVVAQPAPEVAAAAQDAVQTPPADGFPPASGTVPPQAQGPQTQNPQAQDPQLTAPAGHDGEAAPTGPQQAPAGTDQPADVATAPVVPTGPQLRNAAVAPGTAAAPGADEAPAEPGAPAGTDPAAQIPQPAAADTEPLPAGVPLQAHPEQPLGQFVPVEGQVPTTPHLAPTPPHPLVLPVQEQQEAQATVPAPREAEPAAAQAAPAGEPGPDVVQRADDLETRAADQDDDTAAAPSDEAVPDEAAPSAGPAAPAYDDAEREAVLKVMRERRDIRNGFRSDPIPHEVLLRVLEAAHTAPSVGHSQPWDFVVIRSEDTRRTMHELATRQREAYAKSLPKGRAKQFKELKIEAILDTPVNIVVTADPTRGGRHTLGRYTQPQMAPYSAALAVENLWLAARAEGLGVGWVSFFDEREMVRALGLPEHLEVIAYLCVGYVDEFPDEPELMQAGWSKRRPLSWVVHEETYGRRALPGEEPHDLLAETVAQIRPLDAKALGEAWERQKRMTKPAGALGMLEIISAQLSGLSRQCPPPIPEPAAVAIFAGDHGVHAQGVTPWPQEVTAQMVANFLGGGAVCNAFATQVGAEVCVVDVGVAADLPATPGLLPRKIRGGTSDMTAGPAMTREEAKAAIEVGIETARDLVAAGNKALLTGEMGIANTTASAALISVFTGADPAEVTGRGTGINDETLARKTEVVRRALDFHQPDPADPIGVLAAIGGFEHAALVGLLLGGASLRTPVILDGVSAGAAALVARAIAPEVLAACIAGHRSAEPGHVAALNKLGLRPLVDLDLRLGEGTGALLALPLVQSTARAMHEVATFDSAGVTEK from the coding sequence ATGACGGACACCGGCCAGGTCCCGGGCGAGGGACAGCCGGAGAGCGCAGGCATGGTGGAACAGCCGGGCGCCTCCGCGCACGGCGGCGCGTACACCTACCTCTCCGAGGCACCCGCCGAGGACGAAGACCTGCTGCTGCCGGGTGCCCAGGGCGCGTGGGGCAACGAGGTACCGCCACCGGCGCCGGAACCGGTCGTCGAGGCCGTGCACGAGCCGGGCCCGCACGAGACCGCGGGCCGGGACAGCGGTTCGGTCGACCTCAACGGCGTCCGGCTGCCCAGCGCTCCGCCGTCCGTGCCGCCGTCCCCCATCCTGTCGGCCCCGCACGACCCGGCCGCGGCTCCCCAGCCGCCGCGCCGGCCGCTGCACCTCGGCCCGCCGATCCCCGACGCCTCCGCCAGCCCGGTCCGCTCCCTCGCCGACCGCGGCCCCGCGGGAGCTCCGGTGCGGCAGCCGGGTCCGGCTCCGGCCGGGCCCGAGTACCTCGACGCCCAGCCGCTGCGCGAGATGGCCCCGCAGAACGCCGCTCCCTGGGGCGCGGCACCCGCCGTGGCGCCGGTCGGCGCGCAGGCCCCGGCTGCCGAAACGGTTAGTCCGGCGGACGCCCCGCAGCCCGTCGCCGAGACCCCGGACGCCGCCCAGGCCACCATGGCCCGACTCGTCATCCAGGCGGGCGCCCAGGCACCGGCCGAGGAGGCCGCCGCGGACCAGCAGCAGGCCCAGGGCGTGCACGCGCACGACGGCATGCAGCCCGCCCACGGACACGACGGCGTGTACGTCGCCCAGGCCGTCCCGGGCCAGGTGCCCGGCTCCGGCCAGGCGCCGGACGCACCCCGAACCGCCGCCGCGCCCGCCGGCCACGGCCTGCCGGTCGAGCAGCCCGTCGAGGCCCTGACCGGGCACGCGCCCGAGGGCCCGGAAGCCGCCGAGGCCCTGGCCGCCCCTGCCACCGGCGCGGAGGCGCCGGCCGGGGCGGAGGCCGGCCCGCATGTTGACGCGGCCACGCCCGCGCCGGAGGCCGGGACCGCCCCGGACGACGTCGCACCCGTCGAAGTCACCGACGGCACCGGTGAGGTCGCCGCTGCGGCCGGGACCGCGCAGCAGACCGCCGAGGCGCAGCCCGTGGCGCCGGTCGAGGCACCGGTCGAGGCACCGGAAGCGGCTCACGCCGCCGCCCCGGCCGCGCACCCCGGCCCCGACGCGCAGGCCGTCGTCGAGCTGCCCGAGCCCGCGCAGCAGCCCGAGGAAGCCCTCCCGGCCGAGCAGGCACAGGCACCGGAGCCCGTGCAGCAGAGCGAGCCCCTCCAGCAGAGCGAGCCTGTGCAGGAGAGCAATGCCGTTCCCCAGGCCGAGCCCGTGCAGCAGGGCGATGCCGTTCCGCAGGCCGAGCCCGTGCAGGAGAGCGATGCCGTTCCGCAGGCCGAGCCCGTGCGGGCGCCCGAGTTCGCGCCGCCCGCCGAAGGCGCGCTGACCGCCGGCGCCGCGCAGATCGCCCAGGCCCCGCAGCCCGTTGCCCCCGCGCCCGCCGACCAGGCAGTCGCCGAGGCTCCGGCGCGGGCCGAGGGCGTCGTAGCCGCCCAGGACGTCGCCGCCCCCGGGGCCCAGCCCGTCACCGACCCGGCCGCCGCGCAGCTCGCGCCCGATGCCGCCGAGACGGTCCCCGCCGCCCCGGACGCCGTAGCCACTGCCCCGGAACAAGCCCCCGTGGACCAGGTCCGGCCCGCCCCCGCGCAGACGCCCGAGTCCGTCCCGGCCGCCGAGCCGGTGGTGGCCCACGGGCCCGTCGTCGCGCAGCCGGCCCCGGAGGTGGCCGCCGCGGCGCAGGACGCCGTACAGACGCCGCCCGCCGACGGCTTCCCCCCGGCGTCCGGAACCGTGCCGCCGCAGGCCCAGGGCCCCCAGACGCAGAACCCGCAGGCCCAGGACCCGCAGCTCACCGCACCGGCCGGGCACGACGGCGAAGCCGCGCCCACCGGGCCGCAGCAGGCACCGGCCGGCACCGACCAGCCCGCCGACGTCGCCACCGCGCCCGTCGTGCCCACCGGTCCGCAGCTCCGGAACGCCGCCGTGGCCCCCGGAACCGCGGCGGCCCCTGGTGCCGACGAGGCCCCGGCCGAGCCCGGCGCGCCCGCCGGGACGGACCCGGCCGCGCAGATCCCGCAGCCGGCCGCCGCCGACACGGAGCCATTGCCCGCAGGTGTCCCGCTGCAGGCGCACCCCGAGCAGCCGCTCGGGCAGTTCGTGCCCGTCGAGGGCCAGGTGCCGACCACCCCGCACCTGGCGCCGACCCCGCCGCACCCCCTCGTCCTGCCCGTCCAGGAGCAGCAGGAGGCGCAGGCCACGGTGCCCGCGCCGCGCGAGGCGGAGCCCGCCGCCGCGCAGGCCGCGCCGGCCGGTGAGCCGGGACCCGACGTCGTACAGCGGGCGGACGACCTGGAGACCAGGGCCGCCGACCAGGACGACGACACGGCCGCCGCCCCGTCGGACGAGGCCGTGCCGGACGAGGCGGCACCGTCCGCCGGACCGGCCGCGCCCGCCTACGACGACGCCGAGCGCGAGGCCGTCCTGAAGGTGATGCGCGAACGGCGCGACATCCGCAACGGCTTCCGTTCCGACCCGATCCCGCACGAGGTGCTGCTCCGCGTCCTGGAGGCGGCCCACACCGCGCCCTCCGTGGGCCACTCGCAGCCCTGGGACTTCGTGGTCATCCGGTCCGAGGACACCCGTCGCACCATGCACGAACTGGCCACGCGCCAGCGCGAGGCGTACGCGAAGTCGCTGCCCAAGGGCCGGGCCAAGCAGTTCAAGGAACTGAAGATCGAGGCCATCCTCGACACCCCCGTGAACATCGTCGTCACGGCCGACCCCACCCGGGGCGGCCGGCACACCCTCGGCCGGTACACCCAGCCGCAGATGGCCCCGTACTCGGCCGCGCTCGCGGTGGAGAACCTCTGGCTCGCCGCCCGCGCCGAGGGCCTCGGCGTCGGCTGGGTCAGCTTCTTCGACGAACGCGAGATGGTCCGCGCCCTCGGCCTGCCCGAGCACCTGGAGGTCATCGCCTACCTGTGCGTCGGGTACGTCGACGAGTTCCCGGACGAGCCGGAGCTGATGCAGGCCGGCTGGTCCAAGCGGCGCCCGCTGTCCTGGGTGGTGCACGAGGAGACGTACGGCCGCCGCGCCCTGCCCGGAGAGGAACCCCACGACCTGCTTGCCGAGACCGTCGCACAGATCCGCCCGCTCGACGCCAAGGCGCTCGGCGAGGCGTGGGAGCGCCAGAAGCGCATGACCAAGCCGGCCGGCGCGCTCGGCATGCTGGAGATCATCTCCGCGCAGCTGTCCGGGCTGTCCCGGCAGTGCCCGCCGCCGATCCCGGAGCCCGCGGCCGTCGCCATCTTCGCGGGCGACCACGGTGTGCACGCCCAGGGCGTCACCCCGTGGCCGCAGGAGGTCACCGCCCAGATGGTGGCCAACTTCCTCGGCGGAGGCGCGGTCTGCAACGCCTTCGCCACCCAGGTCGGCGCCGAGGTGTGCGTCGTCGACGTCGGTGTCGCCGCCGACCTGCCGGCCACGCCCGGCCTGCTGCCCCGCAAGATCCGCGGCGGCACCTCCGACATGACCGCCGGGCCCGCGATGACCCGCGAGGAGGCCAAGGCGGCCATCGAGGTCGGCATCGAGACCGCCCGCGACCTGGTCGCGGCCGGCAACAAGGCGCTGCTCACCGGCGAGATGGGCATCGCCAACACGACCGCGTCCGCCGCACTCATCTCGGTGTTCACCGGAGCCGACCCCGCCGAGGTCACCGGCCGGGGCACCGGCATCAACGACGAGACACTGGCCCGCAAGACCGAGGTCGTCCGCCGCGCCCTCGACTTCCACCAGCCGGATCCGGCCGACCCGATCGGTGTCCTCGCGGCCATCGGCGGCTTCGAGCACGCGGCCCTGGTCGGCCTGCTCCTCGGCGGCGCCTCGCTGCGCACGCCGGTGATCCTGGACGGCGTCAGCGCCGGTGCGGCGGCGCTCGTCGCCCGGGCGATCGCCCCCGAGGTCCTCGCCGCCTGCATCGCCGGCCACCGCAGCGCCGAGCCCGGCCACGTGGCGGCCCTCAACAAGCTGGGCCTGCGCCCGCTGGTCGACCTCGACCTCCGGCTCGGCGAGGGAACCGGCGCGCTGCTCGCGCTGCCGCTGGTGCAGAGCACCGCCCGCGCGATGCACGAGGTGGCGACGTTCGACTCGGCGGGAGTCACCGAGAAGTAG
- the cbiE gene encoding precorrin-6y C5,15-methyltransferase (decarboxylating) subunit CbiE, which produces MADRVTVIGWDGSPLTDAARGALGAATLVAGAAHHLALPGVPPGAERIRLGSVALAARRIAAHRGTAVVFADGDPGFFGVVRTLRAPEFGLEVEVVPAVSSVAAAFARAGMPWDDAQVVVAHPRTLRRAVNVCRAHTKVAVLTAPGAGPAELGLLLEGVHRTFVICEELGTEHERVAVVTSDNAADHSWRDPNVVIVIGGSGGPAAPAEGGGWFAGRDPAAGPRGWVRPDEEYAAYGGLGEGETQLLRTAQLARLGPRVGDLVWDIGCGSGAFAGEAARAGAAVIAVDRRPESCARAEAVARRFGVQLQVVEGTAPHVLENLPEPDVVRVGGGGAAVVSAVADRRPQRIVTHAATRDEAELVGRGLTEHGYRVECALMQSVELDTRAWTETERNVAFLLSGVLPDRAP; this is translated from the coding sequence ATGGCCGACCGGGTCACGGTGATCGGCTGGGACGGCTCGCCGCTGACCGACGCGGCACGCGGCGCCCTCGGCGCCGCCACGCTGGTGGCCGGCGCCGCCCACCACCTCGCACTGCCCGGCGTCCCGCCCGGCGCCGAGCGCATCCGCCTCGGCAGTGTCGCCCTGGCCGCCCGCCGCATCGCCGCCCACCGCGGCACCGCAGTCGTCTTCGCCGACGGCGACCCCGGCTTCTTCGGCGTCGTACGGACGCTGCGCGCCCCCGAGTTCGGCCTCGAGGTCGAGGTCGTCCCCGCCGTGTCCTCCGTCGCCGCGGCCTTCGCCCGGGCCGGCATGCCCTGGGACGACGCCCAGGTGGTCGTCGCCCACCCGCGCACCCTGCGCCGGGCCGTGAACGTGTGCCGCGCCCACACCAAGGTCGCCGTGCTCACCGCGCCGGGCGCCGGTCCCGCCGAACTCGGCCTGCTGCTGGAGGGGGTCCACCGCACCTTCGTCATCTGCGAGGAACTGGGCACCGAGCACGAGCGGGTCGCCGTCGTCACCTCCGACAACGCCGCCGACCACAGCTGGCGCGACCCGAACGTCGTCATCGTCATCGGCGGGTCCGGCGGCCCGGCCGCCCCGGCCGAGGGCGGCGGCTGGTTCGCCGGCCGCGACCCGGCGGCCGGCCCGCGCGGCTGGGTGCGGCCCGACGAGGAGTACGCCGCGTACGGCGGCCTCGGCGAGGGCGAGACCCAGCTGCTCCGGACCGCCCAACTCGCCCGGCTCGGCCCCCGGGTCGGCGACCTCGTGTGGGACATCGGCTGCGGCAGCGGCGCGTTCGCCGGCGAGGCCGCCCGCGCCGGGGCCGCCGTCATCGCCGTCGACCGGCGCCCCGAGTCCTGCGCCCGGGCCGAGGCGGTCGCGCGCCGCTTCGGGGTCCAGCTGCAGGTGGTGGAGGGGACCGCCCCGCACGTCCTGGAGAACCTGCCGGAACCGGACGTCGTCCGCGTCGGCGGTGGGGGAGCGGCCGTCGTCTCCGCGGTCGCCGACCGCCGCCCGCAGCGCATCGTGACCCACGCCGCGACCCGCGACGAGGCCGAACTCGTCGGCCGCGGGCTGACCGAGCACGGGTACCGCGTCGAGTGCGCCCTGATGCAGTCCGTCGAACTCGACACGAGAGCCTGGACGGAGACCGAGCGGAACGTGGCGTTCCTGCTCAGCGGGGTTCTGCCGGATCGTGCCCCGTGA
- a CDS encoding GNAT family N-acetyltransferase: MTSTFPNVSISTERLVLRPLDEDDVPALAEMMNDEQVAAWTDVPQPFTQDGARHWITGYAPTERAAGRGLNLAVTEFLTQRLVGVIQLTGTDWRIRATELSYIIAPWARGEGYASEAALATAQWLLGDQKFERIEIRTAADNTASQQVAQKIGCISEGVLRNACIVHHRSDDGTWSDVRTDFIVWSLLPEDLEGNDEQLAETGFTAYSDWN; encoded by the coding sequence ATGACGAGCACCTTCCCCAACGTCTCCATCAGCACGGAGCGGTTGGTGCTGCGTCCCCTCGACGAGGACGACGTGCCCGCCCTGGCCGAGATGATGAACGACGAGCAGGTCGCCGCCTGGACCGACGTCCCGCAGCCCTTCACCCAGGACGGCGCCCGCCACTGGATCACCGGGTACGCGCCCACCGAACGCGCCGCCGGCCGGGGCCTCAACCTCGCCGTCACCGAGTTCCTCACCCAGCGCCTGGTCGGCGTCATCCAGCTCACCGGGACCGACTGGCGCATCCGCGCCACCGAGCTGTCGTACATCATCGCCCCCTGGGCCCGCGGCGAGGGCTACGCCTCGGAGGCCGCCCTCGCCACCGCGCAATGGCTGCTCGGCGACCAGAAGTTCGAGCGCATCGAGATCCGCACCGCCGCCGACAACACCGCCTCCCAGCAGGTCGCCCAGAAGATCGGCTGCATCAGCGAGGGCGTGCTGCGCAACGCCTGCATAGTCCACCACCGCTCCGACGACGGCACCTGGAGCGACGTGCGCACCGACTTCATCGTCTGGAGCCTCCTCCCGGAGGACCTGGAGGGCAACGACGAGCAGCTCGCCGAGACCGGCTTCACCGCCTACTCCGACTGGAACTGA
- a CDS encoding MetQ/NlpA family ABC transporter substrate-binding protein yields the protein MRNTAKLTTAVLAAGALTLGLSACGSDKGSSTASDYSGPLVVAASPTPHAEILNFVKKNLAKKAGLDLEVKEFQDYIVPNTATEDGSVDANYFQNKPYLDDFNQKRGTHIVPVVTVHLEPLGLYSHKVKSADALKSGATVAVPNDAVNEARALKLLAANGLIGLKDAAGTEATPQDITKNPKNLKFKEVEAAQTVRSLDDVDAAVVNGNYAISAGLKPAKDALVLESAKNSPYGNFLAVKKGNEKDPRVKKLAKLLTSPEVKKFIEDKYQGSVIPSF from the coding sequence GTGCGTAACACCGCCAAGCTCACCACCGCCGTCCTCGCCGCCGGAGCCCTCACCCTCGGACTCAGCGCCTGCGGCTCGGACAAGGGCTCCTCCACCGCCTCCGACTACAGCGGTCCGCTGGTCGTCGCGGCGAGCCCGACCCCGCACGCCGAGATCCTGAACTTCGTCAAGAAGAACCTGGCGAAGAAGGCGGGCCTCGACCTGGAGGTCAAGGAGTTCCAGGACTACATCGTCCCGAACACCGCCACCGAGGACGGCTCGGTCGACGCCAACTACTTCCAGAACAAGCCGTACCTGGACGACTTCAACCAGAAGCGCGGCACCCACATCGTGCCCGTCGTCACGGTGCACCTGGAGCCGCTCGGCCTCTACTCCCACAAGGTCAAGAGCGCCGACGCCCTCAAGAGCGGTGCGACCGTCGCCGTCCCGAACGACGCCGTCAACGAGGCCCGCGCGCTGAAACTGCTCGCCGCCAACGGCCTCATCGGTCTCAAGGACGCCGCCGGCACCGAGGCCACCCCGCAGGACATCACCAAGAACCCCAAGAACCTCAAGTTCAAGGAGGTCGAGGCGGCCCAGACCGTGCGCTCCCTGGACGACGTGGACGCCGCGGTGGTCAACGGCAACTACGCCATCTCCGCGGGCCTGAAGCCGGCGAAGGACGCCCTCGTCCTGGAGTCCGCGAAGAACAGCCCCTACGGCAACTTTCTCGCCGTGAAGAAGGGCAACGAGAAGGACCCGCGCGTGAAGAAGCTCGCCAAGCTCCTCACCTCGCCCGAGGTCAAGAAGTTCATCGAGGACAAGTACCAGGGCTCGGTCATCCCCTCCTTCTGA